A genomic region of Geothrix edaphica contains the following coding sequences:
- a CDS encoding agmatine deiminase family protein has protein sequence MSQPTYRQPAEWARHSACWLAWPSHGHLWQENLAPARAEWAALCLAIAEAGDEALDILVQDAAAEAEAGTALAPVLGQVRFHRVPVGDIWLRDTAPIFVEDGAGTLHAACFGFNGWGRKYLLPDDDRVAGRVAALSGAPRIDHAWILEGGSVEVDGEGTVLTTRQCLLNPNRNPGLDQTEIEAALRDGLGAEKVLWLDEGLLNDHTDGHIDTLARFVAPGVVVCMEAQEPGDPNAATLDRLAADLGALTDARGRRLQVVCIPSPGVVRDEDGELMPASFVNFYIGNRSVVVPTYGTAYDDEAVAALAPLFPNHRVLGRSARAILSGGGAFHCITQQQPEVR, from the coding sequence ATGTCCCAGCCGACCTACCGACAACCCGCCGAGTGGGCCCGCCACAGCGCCTGCTGGCTGGCCTGGCCCAGCCACGGCCACCTCTGGCAGGAGAACCTGGCCCCGGCCCGGGCGGAGTGGGCGGCCCTCTGCCTGGCCATCGCCGAGGCCGGCGACGAGGCCCTGGACATCCTGGTGCAGGACGCCGCCGCCGAGGCCGAGGCGGGCACCGCCCTGGCCCCCGTGCTGGGCCAGGTGCGCTTCCATCGGGTGCCCGTGGGGGACATCTGGCTGCGCGACACGGCGCCGATCTTCGTGGAGGATGGGGCCGGCACCTTGCACGCGGCCTGCTTCGGCTTCAACGGCTGGGGCCGGAAGTACCTGCTGCCCGACGACGACCGGGTGGCGGGCCGCGTGGCGGCCCTCAGCGGCGCCCCCCGGATCGACCATGCCTGGATCCTCGAGGGCGGGTCCGTGGAGGTGGATGGCGAGGGCACGGTGCTCACCACCCGCCAGTGCCTGCTCAATCCCAACCGCAATCCCGGCCTGGACCAGACCGAGATCGAGGCCGCCCTGCGCGACGGCCTCGGCGCCGAGAAGGTGCTGTGGCTCGACGAGGGCCTGCTGAACGACCACACGGACGGCCACATCGACACCCTGGCCCGCTTCGTGGCCCCGGGCGTGGTGGTCTGCATGGAGGCGCAGGAGCCCGGCGATCCCAACGCCGCCACCCTGGACCGCCTGGCCGCGGACCTGGGAGCCCTGACCGACGCCCGGGGCCGGCGGCTCCAGGTGGTGTGCATCCCCTCGCCTGGCGTGGTACGGGACGAGGATGGTGAGCTGATGCCCGCCAGCTTCGTGAACTTCTACATCGGCAACCGCAGCGTGGTGGTGCCCACCTACGGCACGGCGTACGATGACGAGGCGGTGGCAGCCCTGGCGCCGCTCTTCCCCAACCATCGCGTCCTCGGCCGGTCCGCCCGTGCCATCCTCAGCGGGGGCGGCGCCTTCCACTGCATCACCCAGCAGCAGCCGGAGGTACGATGA
- a CDS encoding CocE/NonD family hydrolase, which translates to MSLIRALRAALVPVLLLGAASAPAQDAAAGPAEVRAQYTKREVQIPMRDGVKLFTAIYTPKDTTRTYPFLLQRTPYSVYPYGADAFPEHLGPSAPFQKEGFIFVYQDVRGRMMSEGEFVNMRPQRAVSGAAVDESTDTYDTLDWLLKHVEGNNGRAGQWGISYPGFYTAVGMLSGHPALKAVSPEAPITDWFAGDDFHRNGALWLPHAFNFMVSFGQPRPKPTAEWPRPFHHGTSDGYGWFLRLGPTGDTRQYTKDVPFWNEMLDHPDYDAFWQARNPRPQLKDVKPAVLTVGGWFDAENLYGTLQVFKTLGRQSPATDSRLVMGPWFHGGWERSKGDHLGPVQFGADTSSWFQTEVLFHFFMQHLKEAKAPALAKATVFETGANRWRQLEAWPPKQAREAKLYLQPEGGLSLAPPAPGGGADSFSSDPAKPVPFTEQVAIGMPKDYMVADQRFAGRRPDVLVFQTEPLAEDLTLAGPLRPELFVATTGTDADWVVKLIDVYPDDFHNPDFRESGLPWDRTPNPMGGYQQLVRGEVMRGKFRDSLSTPAPFVPGQPTRVAWSMNDIFHTFKKGHRVMVQVQSTWFPLMDRNPQVFMDINKAKAGDYQKATHTVFHDAARPSGVSVGLLDLARPPRQ; encoded by the coding sequence ATGTCCCTGATCCGCGCCCTGCGCGCCGCGCTCGTCCCGGTTCTCCTTCTCGGCGCGGCGAGCGCGCCGGCCCAGGATGCGGCGGCGGGGCCCGCCGAGGTGCGCGCCCAGTACACCAAGCGCGAGGTCCAGATCCCCATGCGGGACGGCGTGAAGCTCTTCACGGCCATCTACACGCCTAAGGACACCACCCGCACCTACCCCTTCCTCCTCCAGCGCACGCCCTACAGCGTGTACCCCTACGGCGCCGACGCCTTCCCGGAGCACCTGGGCCCCTCGGCCCCCTTCCAGAAGGAGGGCTTCATCTTCGTGTACCAGGACGTGCGCGGCCGGATGATGTCCGAGGGCGAGTTCGTGAACATGCGGCCCCAGCGCGCGGTGAGCGGGGCCGCCGTGGATGAGAGCACGGACACCTACGACACCCTCGACTGGCTGCTGAAGCACGTGGAGGGGAACAACGGCCGCGCCGGCCAGTGGGGCATCAGCTATCCCGGCTTCTACACGGCCGTGGGCATGCTGTCGGGCCATCCGGCCCTCAAGGCCGTGTCACCCGAGGCCCCCATCACGGACTGGTTCGCGGGCGACGACTTCCACCGCAACGGGGCCCTGTGGTTGCCCCATGCCTTCAACTTCATGGTGAGCTTCGGGCAGCCCCGGCCCAAGCCCACGGCGGAATGGCCCCGGCCCTTCCACCACGGCACCTCGGATGGCTACGGGTGGTTCCTGCGCCTGGGCCCCACGGGCGACACGCGGCAGTACACGAAGGATGTGCCCTTCTGGAACGAGATGCTGGACCACCCGGACTACGACGCCTTCTGGCAGGCCCGCAACCCGCGGCCCCAGCTCAAGGACGTGAAGCCCGCCGTGCTGACCGTGGGCGGCTGGTTCGACGCGGAGAACCTCTACGGCACCCTCCAGGTGTTCAAGACCCTGGGCCGCCAGAGCCCCGCCACGGACAGCCGGCTGGTCATGGGCCCCTGGTTCCATGGGGGCTGGGAGCGCAGCAAGGGCGACCACCTCGGCCCCGTGCAGTTCGGGGCCGACACCTCCTCCTGGTTCCAGACGGAAGTCCTCTTCCACTTCTTCATGCAGCACCTGAAGGAGGCGAAGGCCCCCGCCCTGGCCAAGGCCACCGTCTTCGAGACCGGCGCCAACCGCTGGCGCCAGCTGGAGGCCTGGCCGCCGAAGCAGGCCCGGGAGGCGAAGCTCTACCTTCAGCCCGAGGGCGGTCTCTCCCTGGCGCCGCCGGCGCCCGGCGGCGGCGCCGATAGCTTCAGCTCGGATCCCGCCAAGCCCGTCCCCTTCACGGAACAGGTGGCCATCGGCATGCCCAAGGACTACATGGTCGCCGACCAGCGCTTCGCCGGCCGCCGGCCGGACGTGCTGGTGTTCCAGACCGAACCCCTGGCTGAGGACCTGACCCTCGCCGGCCCCCTGCGACCGGAGCTCTTCGTGGCCACCACGGGCACCGACGCCGACTGGGTGGTGAAGCTCATCGATGTCTACCCGGACGACTTCCACAACCCGGACTTCAGGGAGAGCGGCCTCCCCTGGGATCGCACACCCAACCCCATGGGCGGCTACCAGCAGCTGGTGCGGGGCGAGGTCATGCGCGGCAAGTTCCGCGACAGCCTGTCCACGCCCGCGCCCTTCGTCCCCGGCCAGCCCACCCGCGTGGCCTGGTCCATGAACGACATCTTCCACACGTTCAAAAAGGGACACCGCGTCATGGTGCAGGTCCAGAGCACCTGGTTCCCCCTCATGGACCGCAATCCCCAGGTGTTCATGGACATCAACAAGGCCAAGGCCGGCGACTACCAGAAGGCCACCCACACCGTCTTCCACGATGCCGCGCGGCCGAGCGGGGTGTCAGTGGGCCTGCTCGATCTTGCGCGGCCCCCAAGGCAGTAG
- a CDS encoding SAM-dependent methyltransferase, whose protein sequence is MNPLTDLLQTRLAEGPVPAAEVMALGLYHPEHGYYRRSEGPWGFAGKDYYTALDLGPLLGQTIALRLEAAWERLGRPAVFTALEPGAGRGWLGRDVLNAVTGPFAEALVYIHRDDNPAARRAAEDALAPFLTANRARFAAENEPLEPFTGAIFSNEFFDALPAQPWRWDGGQWTREVLTAAGPQWQAADPGEAGAWFAAQTDGLEPRDGSIWCEGLPGLIHELAAPLQAGLFLAVDYGEPASRLLAKGADLRRFKAHSVDGNWHEDLGEADLTVDVDFTRLAALLQGEGLSDLSHLELSKWIRTHAPLDQWGAGWMALPAPERMKRTENLLQLTLPDMMGSRFRVLEGWKG, encoded by the coding sequence GTGAACCCGCTGACCGACCTGCTGCAGACCCGCCTCGCCGAAGGCCCCGTGCCCGCCGCGGAGGTGATGGCCCTGGGCCTCTACCACCCGGAGCACGGCTACTACCGGCGTTCCGAAGGTCCCTGGGGCTTCGCGGGCAAGGACTACTACACGGCCCTGGACCTGGGGCCCCTGCTGGGCCAGACCATCGCCCTGCGCCTGGAGGCGGCCTGGGAGCGCCTGGGCCGACCGGCGGTCTTCACGGCCCTGGAGCCCGGCGCCGGTCGCGGCTGGCTGGGCCGGGATGTGCTGAACGCCGTCACGGGCCCCTTCGCCGAAGCCCTGGTTTATATCCACCGTGACGACAACCCCGCCGCCCGCCGGGCCGCGGAAGACGCCCTGGCGCCTTTCCTGACGGCGAATCGCGCGCGCTTCGCCGCTGAGAACGAACCTCTGGAGCCCTTCACCGGCGCCATCTTCAGCAACGAGTTCTTCGACGCCCTGCCCGCGCAACCTTGGCGCTGGGATGGCGGACAGTGGACCCGCGAGGTGCTGACCGCTGCCGGTCCCCAGTGGCAGGCCGCGGATCCCGGCGAGGCCGGCGCCTGGTTCGCGGCTCAGACCGATGGCCTGGAGCCCCGGGACGGCAGCATCTGGTGCGAGGGCCTGCCGGGCCTCATCCACGAGCTGGCGGCGCCCCTGCAGGCGGGCCTCTTCCTGGCGGTGGACTACGGCGAGCCCGCCAGCCGCCTGCTGGCCAAGGGCGCGGACCTGCGCCGCTTCAAGGCCCACAGCGTGGACGGCAACTGGCACGAGGACCTGGGGGAGGCCGACTTGACAGTGGATGTCGACTTCACCCGGCTGGCCGCCCTGCTCCAAGGTGAAGGCCTGTCGGACCTCAGCCACCTGGAGCTGAGCAAGTGGATCCGCACCCACGCCCCCCTGGACCAGTGGGGCGCCGGCTGGATGGCCCTGCCGGCCCCCGAGCGCATGAAGCGCACCGAGAACCTCCTCCAACTCACCCTGCCCGACATGATGGGCAGCCGGTTCAGGGTGTTGGAGGGCTGGAAGGGTTGA